The genome window CGGACTTCGGCCGGCTGCTCGCTCATGCCCTCCTCGACGATCAAGGCTCCTGAATCGATCGCCGAGCCGGCGGACAGAGCATCACCCGTGCGCCGCACGCGGAAAACGCCATCCGTTCCGAGCAGGCCGAGCACGCCCTCATCGCCAAGTGCCGCCGGCTCGTAGCCGCTGACGAAATAACCGGCATGCACCGAAATCACGACGGCGCCGGAATCGACGCCGTCGCCGTTGGCAATCGCCCGTGCGAAGCGCAGCCGCCACTCTCCATCCTCTGCCTCCCGGCGCGGCTGGCCGATCACCCAGGGCATCGGCGCTTCGCGCGCGCTGCAGCAGCTCGGCAAAGGCAGCATCCACTGGCTCAGCTCCCCCTTCGGTGCTGGCAACAACCCGCCCCTCGCCGTCCAGCACGTTGACCGTGAACAGCAAGGAGGGGAGCAGCAGATCCTGCTCGGCCAGATTCTCCAGGACATCGGAGGCGGCGGCATCGCCGGGACGATCGATCAACTCGTAGCGTACGAGCTTCAAGGCATGATCGATCTCGCGCAGGGCACGGACGACCTGCGCCTCGTAGGTATCCGCCACATCCGTGGCGAGTGAGGCCGCCGTGCGGTGCGCGGCAGCGTGCTCCTTCGCGGCGAGGTTCAAGGTTGCGCCCCAGATAACCGCCAGCACGAGCAAGCCGATCGCCGTGAACAGCACCGGCGGCTCGACCAGAAGCTGCCATCGGCTGCGCCTGGCAGGCGTTTCGGGTTCCGGACTACTCAAGCTGCACCACCCGCAAGCCATCGCCCACGCGCTCGGCATCCATATAGCCGATGGCATTCGGCGTTGCGGCGATGCGATCCGCCAAGGTCTCGACATCGCGCAGCGAGGGCGGCGGCCGCCCGCGACCGGTGAAGATCAGGCGCGACCAATGCGCCTTGATCTGCGCCGGTGTGCGCCCGAGATAGTTCTCGTAGAAGCGCTCGTAGGCGGCGCTGCTTTCGGCCTGGTCGAGGGGGAGCAGCGGCTCGCCGCTCGGCAGGCGGACCACCCGTCCAAGATAGGCGTCCGCGAGCTCCGCACGACTCAGCGAGTCAACCGGGCTATCGCTGGAGACCACCACCACGACATCCGCGGCGCTCGCCGTCGTCGCGGCGCTCAGCAGAAGCCCGAAACCTGCGACTGCGAGAGATTTCAATAGGCTCGCCATCTCAGAACACGAAATCGAGCGCAAGACTGACCAAGGTGGCCGAACCGCCACGACGGAAACCGGGTTGCGGGTTGACCAGCACGCCGCTCGAATCGGAATCCAGGTCCAGATAATCGAGTTGCAGTTTCAGGGCCATGCTGGGCGCGAAATCCCATCGCGCGCCGAGGGCAATGCTCTTCTGCCGCGCCGCGCTGCCGAGCAAGTCGTTGAGCGCGGCATTGAAACCCTGGGCTTCCGGATTGCTCAGCCCCGGATCGCTGGTGTTGCTCGCGACCCAAACCCTGGCCAGCGTGAGGTAGGGTGTAACGGCACCCAGCCGATAACCGCCGGTGACATACCAGCCACGGAAATCCGCAATGAAGGTACGGCTCTCGCGGAGCGCGAACTCCCCCATCGCGAACCAGTCGCCGGGGTCGTAGCGTGCCCCCGCGCTCAGGATATTTAGGGGTGTGTCGTCGGCGTCGTAGCGGTTGGCAATCGCCTCGCCCTCCGGCCCGAAGGAACGAAAGGCATCGAACAAGGGTGCGAAGCCATCGGCGGTGATATGCGTCCGGCTGTAACTGGCGAAAAGCGTCCCCGCGCCGCGCTCGATGGTATTCGCGATGGTGAAGCCGTTGCGCGTCTCTATCTCGCCGCCCCCGGGGGTCGAGGTATCCTTACCGCCGTAGACCAGCTGAAGATGGTTGTCGTAGCTGCCGAGGCGCCGCCGGTAGCTTGCCGCAATGCCGTCGAAATTGGTGGCCGGGACCGTCTGATAGACCTCAGGCGGCGGTCGCACCCATGGGTTGGCGAAACTCACCTTCCGGTATTCGGAGGCGAGGAATATCGGCAACACCATGCGCCCGGCGCGCAGCGTCAGCCGCGGCGTAGCGTCGAAGCGGATATTCGCCCACTCCAGGGTGGGCTTGTAGGTATCGTCGTAGCGCTGCTCCACCACGACCTGCACGATGCCGGACAGCCGCGGGGTGAATTCGGAACCGAGTTGCAGGCCAAGCCGGCTATCCACCTCGGGGCTCAGGTCGCGGGTATGGCCGGCTCCATCGGGGGCGAAGACATTGGAAACGAAGTCAGCCCGGTCCTCGTTGGAGTGCACCACGCCGACCGTGCCGAAGCCATCGAAGCTCAGGGTCGGCTCAGCCGCGGCTTCCGGCATCCACGCTACGGCCGCGCAACATAGTCCGACGGCCACCTGAAGTGTTGTCGTCATCGTTGCTGCCGCCATGCTGGAGCGCCTCCGTCTCCTCGCGCCGTGACGGTCGAGCGGCAGACTGCCACGAAAGCACGCGGTGGCACAGCTACCATTGCGTCTTCGAGCTTGCACTCGGATCGCTCAGGCGAACGTGCGCCACTCGGCTTCTCCAGCACAGCGCCTCCTCCCTATCCGTCGAGACGACCTTCCCGCAGCACGCCCGCAGGTCCGCCCTCAGCTTGCGCCATGCACCACCATGAAACAACCAAGGCCGACCTACGGTCCCTTCGGGCGGGCAATGGGGCGAATGGGACCGTCCAACTGGACCCTGAGCCCCCAATCCGGCCCGACTGGCTCAGTGGAAGCGCGGCTAGGATGACACCACCCCCGCCCCGGTTGCGTTCGCATTGACCGATTCCCTAGCCCACGCGCACGGTCGCCCACCCCTGCAGGCGCGACTGCGCAGCAGCCCCGAGGACTTCGTGGTGGAGGAGTTGCCCAATGTTGCCCCGGACGGCGACGGCGATCATCTGTGGCTGGAGGTACGCAAGCGCAACACCAATACCGACTGGCTCGCCAAGGAGCTGGCGCGCTTCGCCGGCGTCAATCCGGTGGATGTCGGCTATGCCGGAATCAAGGACCGGGATGCGGTCACGACACAGGCTTTCACGATCCACCTACCGGGCCGCGAGGCACCGGACTGGGCAGCCTTCCCGCACGCGGAGGTATCAATCACCCCGCGCGGCCGTCACCGGCGCAAGCTCAAGCGCGGCGCACTGGCAGGCAACCGCTTCCGGCTGACCCTGCGCGAGGTGCAGGGCGACTCCGCGGCGGCCGAGCACTGCCTGACCGCGATCCGCGACCGCGGCGTGCCAAACTACTACGGCGAGCAGCGCTTCGGCCTCGGCGGTGCCAATGTGGCACGGGCAGAGGCGATGTTCGCCGGCCGGCGCGTCGACCGCAACACCCGCTCGATGCTGCTGTCGGCCGCTCGCTCGCACTGCTTCAACGCCGTGCTGAACGCCCGCGTGCACGAGGGCAACTGGGATCAGGGTCTGGATGGCGAGATCTGGTGTCTGGCCGGCTCGCGCTCCTGGTTCGGGCCGGAGGCAGCCTCGCCGGAGCTGCAGGCACGGCTGGCCGCCGGCGACATCTCGCCCTCCGGCCCGCTCTGGGGCTGCGGCGCGCTGCCCACGGCCGACACCGCGCGGGCGCTGGAGGAGCGCGTGCTGGCCCCCTTCGCCACGCTGAAGGCGGGCCTGGAGTCCGCCGGCATGGAACAGTATCGGCGCGCGCTGCGACTGCTACCCGGCGAATTGCGCTGGAGCTGGCCGGAGACCGACGTGCTGACCCTGGACTTCCGCCTGCCGCCGGGCGCCTACGCCACGGTGGTGGTGCGCGAGCTGACGCACTAAACGGAGACTTCCGAAACCCAGCTGGGACATCGACACTACTCGTTGCGCATCACCAGCCAAGCAATGCGCGCCAGCATCGGTCGCGGCGTGAAACGCGTCGTAAAAGCCATGAAGGCATTGATCCAGCCCGGGATGATCTCGGGACGACGGCGCAGCATGCGACGCAGGCCGCGGCGCGCGACACTCGGCGCATCCATCATCGTCAGGCGGTGATACCAGGTCTTGCGCTGGCCGGATACCTGCAGGAACTCGGTGGCCGTCACACCGGGGCAGACGGTGGTGCAGGACACACCAGTACCGCGCAGCTCGAAATGCAGCGCGTGGCCGAAACTCAGCACATAGGCCTTGGCCGCGGAGTAGGCAGCGTAGGTGGGCGTCGGCTGAAAGGCGCCAGTGGAAGCGACGAGCAGGATGTAGCCCTCTCCACGCGCCACCATGTCGTCGACGAAGAGCCGCGTCAGATGCGTCAAAGCCATGACGTCGACCTCCAGCATGGCCTGCATCCGGGCCCATTCCGTGTCGCGGAAATCGCCGAAAACGCCGAAGCCGGCGTTGTTGATCAGCACCTGCACCGGGCGTCCTTCGGCGCGCAGATCGGCCGCGAGCTTCTCGCGCGCGCCGGGGTCGGCGAGATCGACCGCCATCACGTCAACGTGTACGCCGTGATCGCGACGGATGTCGCTTGCCACCGTCTCCAGCAACTCCCGCCAACGCGCCACCAGGATCAGATCGGCGCCTTCGGCGGCGAGCTGGTGCGCGAAATCGGTGCCGAGGCCACTGGAGGCACCGGTGACCAGGGCGGTCTTTCCGTTCAGTCTCTTGCTTGCCATATGCTCAACCCTCGTCCTGCCAGCCGCGAATCAGCGCGGCCAGGCTATGATGAAAGGCAGGCGCGAAGTCAGCCCGGAACAAGGCGAGCTGCGGCTCGGCCAGCAACTCGGCGACGACCGGCGCGGGCTCGGCGAGGTGACGCCAGCCCACTGCCAGCGCCTCGACGTTCAGCAGCAGCCGCGCCCCGTCACCCGCCGCAAGCTGCGGCAGCAAGCCCTCCAGTCGCGCGCCGGTAGTATCGGTGCGCTCGCGCAGCATCATCTTGAAGGGACGCGCCTCGGTTGGGCTGATGTTGTGCTCCAGCACGACATGCAGCAGCGCCACGAGCTTGAGGAACAGCGGATGCGCGGTCAGCGACTCGGTAACCGCAGCCGCCACGGCTTCCGCGCCGGCCGGTGCCGTCATCGCCGCCAGTGCCGCGTCCAGCACGTCAAAGCAGCTGGTGTACTCGCTGCTCAACAGTTCCAGGAACAGGGCTTCCTTGGTCGGGAAGTACAAATAGAGCGTGCCCTTGGCGACTCCCGCCGCGCGCGCGATGTCCAGCATGCCCACAGCATCGTAGCCATGCGCCAGAAGCAACTCCCGACCAGCCGCGACGATGGCCTCGCGGCGCTGTTGCCGCTGCTCAGGGTGATGGGCGCGCTTCAGAACGGCGGCACTGTTGACCATAGGTCATTAATAACTGACTTCAGGTCATTGGTCAACAGGAGCAGCTTCTAGTTGTGCGTGGAACTGATCAGCGGGTAGCCGACAATAGGGATTGACGGGGTCCAGATCGCCCCCCCCCCTTCCTTTTGTGAGGTTCACGCACTTCGAGGGCGGGAGTAGCGTAGTGGCGCACATAGATCTACCGAACGCTGGCGTACGTCACCATCCGGCCGACTCGCCGGCGTGGGGGCGTCTATTAGAACCAACCAGGGGCCATCGAGAGGCACCCCGACGGCTGAGAAATCGGGTGCCAACCCTGTGCGGCGAATGAACTCCAACGGAAGGCCCCATCCATCACCTTCAGAGACTCGACCGATCGAGATCAGGAGTACCATGACGCTGCACTGGAGTTCCTACATCTCCGGCCCAACGCTCCCGACCGGCGGGGTATAGCGACGTGACGGTAGTGAACGGCGTGAAAGACCCCCCGCCCGGCGGCGAACCTCATAGCTGGGAGCTCCCTCGCGACCGCCTGCAACTGCCAGAAGCCATCTGGACGCAAAACAAGGCGATCGTAGTGGTCCACGCCGGGCCCGGATACGGCAAGTCGACCCTACTGTCGCAATGGCACCGCCAAGCCTCCAGTTCCGGTCACCGCGTGATCTGGCTCACGGCAGAGGCCGATGATCGACATGGCGACCAACTTCTTGTGGACCTCGCCGCAGCACTGGGAAGGACGGACACCGCGGCCGGGACTTCTGTGCTGGACAGCTATGGCAGCGAAGGGCGATTGGCCATGGTCAAGGCACTACTGAGCGACCTCGAATCCCGCGAGCGCCGCACGGTCTTGTTTATCGACGATGTTCATGAGGTAC of Algiphilus aromaticivorans DG1253 contains these proteins:
- a CDS encoding porin family protein; the encoded protein is MAAATMTTTLQVAVGLCCAAVAWMPEAAAEPTLSFDGFGTVGVVHSNEDRADFVSNVFAPDGAGHTRDLSPEVDSRLGLQLGSEFTPRLSGIVQVVVEQRYDDTYKPTLEWANIRFDATPRLTLRAGRMVLPIFLASEYRKVSFANPWVRPPPEVYQTVPATNFDGIAASYRRRLGSYDNHLQLVYGGKDTSTPGGGEIETRNGFTIANTIERGAGTLFASYSRTHITADGFAPLFDAFRSFGPEGEAIANRYDADDTPLNILSAGARYDPGDWFAMGEFALRESRTFIADFRGWYVTGGYRLGAVTPYLTLARVWVASNTSDPGLSNPEAQGFNAALNDLLGSAARQKSIALGARWDFAPSMALKLQLDYLDLDSDSSGVLVNPQPGFRRGGSATLVSLALDFVF
- a CDS encoding SDR family NAD(P)-dependent oxidoreductase translates to MASKRLNGKTALVTGASSGLGTDFAHQLAAEGADLILVARWRELLETVASDIRRDHGVHVDVMAVDLADPGAREKLAADLRAEGRPVQVLINNAGFGVFGDFRDTEWARMQAMLEVDVMALTHLTRLFVDDMVARGEGYILLVASTGAFQPTPTYAAYSAAKAYVLSFGHALHFELRGTGVSCTTVCPGVTATEFLQVSGQRKTWYHRLTMMDAPSVARRGLRRMLRRRPEIIPGWINAFMAFTTRFTPRPMLARIAWLVMRNE
- a CDS encoding PDC sensor domain-containing protein; amino-acid sequence: MSSPEPETPARRSRWQLLVEPPVLFTAIGLLVLAVIWGATLNLAAKEHAAAHRTAASLATDVADTYEAQVVRALREIDHALKLVRYELIDRPGDAAASDVLENLAEQDLLLPSLLFTVNVLDGEGRVVASTEGGAEPVDAAFAELLQRARSADALGDRPAAPGGRGWRVAAALRTGDCQRRRRRFRRRRDFGACRLFRQRLRAGGTWR
- a CDS encoding TetR/AcrR family transcriptional regulator; this translates as MVNSAAVLKRAHHPEQRQQRREAIVAAGRELLLAHGYDAVGMLDIARAAGVAKGTLYLYFPTKEALFLELLSSEYTSCFDVLDAALAAMTAPAGAEAVAAAVTESLTAHPLFLKLVALLHVVLEHNISPTEARPFKMMLRERTDTTGARLEGLLPQLAAGDGARLLLNVEALAVGWRHLAEPAPVVAELLAEPQLALFRADFAPAFHHSLAALIRGWQDEG
- the truD gene encoding tRNA pseudouridine(13) synthase TruD; this encodes MTDSLAHAHGRPPLQARLRSSPEDFVVEELPNVAPDGDGDHLWLEVRKRNTNTDWLAKELARFAGVNPVDVGYAGIKDRDAVTTQAFTIHLPGREAPDWAAFPHAEVSITPRGRHRRKLKRGALAGNRFRLTLREVQGDSAAAEHCLTAIRDRGVPNYYGEQRFGLGGANVARAEAMFAGRRVDRNTRSMLLSAARSHCFNAVLNARVHEGNWDQGLDGEIWCLAGSRSWFGPEAASPELQARLAAGDISPSGPLWGCGALPTADTARALEERVLAPFATLKAGLESAGMEQYRRALRLLPGELRWSWPETDVLTLDFRLPPGAYATVVVRELTH
- a CDS encoding type 2 periplasmic-binding domain-containing protein, which encodes MKSLAVAGFGLLLSAATTASAADVVVVVSSDSPVDSLSRAELADAYLGRVVRLPSGEPLLPLDQAESSAAYERFYENYLGRTPAQIKAHWSRLIFTGRGRPPPSLRDVETLADRIAATPNAIGYMDAERVGDGLRVVQLE